A region from the Bacteroidota bacterium genome encodes:
- a CDS encoding dihydroorotate dehydrogenase electron transfer subunit encodes MTALSKVTRRRELAPGLVTIRFHNPKIARETIAGHFVNVLPRAGANDPMLRRPFSVYNTDGDEAEIIVQAHGRGTNLIASIAEGELLDVLGPLGNPWNYKSGDFNTAVLVVGGVGVASMLLLTRALLREELPVQTYYGARTKDLLALQDLKNLHLATDDGSQGFHGSVIEMLRNDLKAGLIDRPKLFVCGPTGMMRAAAQLGCEFDIPCELSLETEMACGIGICQGCPVLTDEDTFNKTGKRFRLVCVDGPSFSAEAITI; translated from the coding sequence TTGACCGCTCTATCCAAAGTTACACGCCGGCGCGAACTTGCGCCGGGGCTGGTCACGATCCGTTTCCATAATCCGAAGATTGCCAGAGAAACAATCGCCGGACATTTTGTTAACGTGCTTCCGAGAGCGGGAGCGAACGACCCAATGCTTCGCCGGCCATTCTCTGTCTATAATACTGATGGCGATGAGGCTGAGATTATCGTGCAGGCCCATGGACGCGGCACGAATCTCATTGCGAGCATTGCTGAGGGTGAGTTACTCGATGTGTTGGGGCCACTCGGCAATCCATGGAATTATAAGTCAGGCGATTTCAACACGGCGGTGCTTGTCGTGGGAGGTGTCGGTGTTGCATCGATGCTCTTGCTTACGCGGGCGCTACTTCGCGAAGAACTTCCGGTGCAGACCTATTACGGTGCGCGCACGAAAGATCTGCTCGCCCTGCAAGACCTGAAGAACTTGCATCTTGCCACCGATGATGGCTCGCAGGGATTTCACGGCTCGGTTATCGAGATGCTGCGAAACGATTTGAAGGCCGGTCTCATCGATCGTCCGAAATTGTTTGTGTGCGGACCGACCGGCATGATGCGCGCCGCCGCACAACTTGGCTGTGAGTTCGATATACCGTGCGAACTGAGTTTGGAAACAGAAATGGCATGCGGCATCGGAATTTGTCAGGGATGCCCCGTGCTCACCGATGAGGATACATTTAACAAGACCGGCAAACGCTTCCGGCTGGTGTGTGTCGACGGCCCCTCCTTTTCCGCTGAAGCTATTACGATATGA